From the genome of Bacteroidales bacterium, one region includes:
- a CDS encoding DUF4249 domain-containing protein, whose product MIFLNIFSKSPEREEKSQWKRISLRAFSRFVVPAIILASCTEPMDLELDSTFTRLVVEGAITTDTGYHQVRLSSTTDFYYNEIPPAVSGADVRLSDGSNLIELSENDFGSGVYETPANFFGEVGKTYTLLIELEEEIGGQTAYTASCLLRPTAAPDSIQIEFQPTWGDGFWEIKLYAQDPPSRDFYKFLTFINNVLVTDSLQEIFVIDDRLFNGNYTNGIGVSYLNAASEDNRLNTGDLVTILIANLTKEHANFILTARTENSFNTPLFSGPPANVQGNISNGAIGFFAAYQPQYVSMVYQE is encoded by the coding sequence ATGATATTTCTGAATATTTTCTCAAAGTCCCCCGAACGCGAAGAAAAAAGCCAGTGGAAGCGCATTTCCCTTCGGGCTTTCAGCAGATTTGTAGTTCCGGCTATCATTCTTGCCTCATGTACCGAACCCATGGACCTGGAATTGGATTCAACCTTCACACGCCTGGTGGTTGAAGGAGCAATCACGACAGACACCGGTTATCATCAGGTTCGTCTCAGTTCAACAACGGATTTTTATTACAATGAGATACCACCAGCAGTTAGTGGTGCCGATGTTAGGTTAAGTGATGGAAGCAATTTAATAGAACTCTCCGAGAACGATTTCGGTAGCGGCGTTTATGAAACACCTGCCAATTTTTTTGGCGAAGTTGGCAAAACCTATACATTGCTGATTGAGCTTGAAGAGGAAATAGGTGGACAAACCGCTTACACCGCTTCATGTTTATTGCGTCCAACTGCGGCGCCCGATTCAATTCAGATTGAATTTCAGCCAACATGGGGCGATGGCTTCTGGGAAATTAAATTGTATGCACAGGATCCGCCAAGCAGGGACTTCTATAAATTTTTAACATTTATCAACAACGTTCTTGTTACTGATTCGCTGCAGGAAATATTTGTGATTGACGACCGGCTTTTTAATGGCAATTACACAAATGGTATTGGCGTCAGCTATTTGAATGCGGCTTCGGAAGATAACAGGCTTAATACCGGAGATTTAGTCACCATTCTGATCGCAAATCTTACTAAAGAGCATGCAAATTTCATTCTTACGGCACGAACCGAGAACAGTTTTAACACTCCACTTTTCAGCGGGCCCCCAGCCAATGTGCAGGGCAATATTAGCAACGGAGCCATTGGTTTTTTTGCCGCCTATCAACCGCAGTATGTTTCAATGGTTTACCAGGAATAG
- a CDS encoding DUF2179 domain-containing protein, which translates to MLSVDSWLFSWVILPLFIILARIADQTIGTVRLIFLSKGYRLLAPVLGFFEVIIWLLAVSQIFQHLDNWFTYIAYGLGFAIGNYIGIVVENKISLGNVIVRIVPKLDTSELIKYLQEQNFGLTIVDAEGSRGPVKVIFSIIKRRDIDNFVTIIHQYNPNAFYTIEDVRAVHEGVIHRAPSRSVFQSFGFHTKKAK; encoded by the coding sequence ATGCTTTCAGTTGATTCATGGCTTTTTTCATGGGTTATTCTTCCCTTATTCATTATACTGGCTCGCATTGCAGACCAAACAATCGGTACAGTCCGCCTGATTTTTCTTTCAAAAGGATACAGGCTGCTGGCTCCGGTACTTGGCTTTTTTGAAGTCATCATTTGGCTGCTCGCCGTTAGCCAGATATTCCAGCACCTCGACAATTGGTTCACTTACATTGCTTATGGATTAGGATTTGCCATTGGTAATTACATTGGTATTGTTGTTGAAAATAAAATTTCACTGGGCAATGTTATTGTTCGCATTGTTCCAAAGCTGGATACTTCGGAGCTTATCAAGTACCTGCAGGAACAAAATTTCGGCCTCACCATTGTTGACGCCGAAGGAAGCCGTGGACCAGTAAAAGTTATTTTTTCAATAATCAAGAGACGCGATATTGATAATTTTGTTACAATAATTCACCAGTACAATCCCAATGCATTTTACACCATCGAAGATGTACGCGCCGTGCATGAAGGAGTAATACATCGCGCTCCATCACGATCGGTTTTCCAATCGTTTGGGTTTCACACTAAAAAAGCGAAGTAA
- a CDS encoding DUF3467 domain-containing protein — protein MTTENQKNKQINIELSDEIAEGIYSNLAIITHSHSEFIVDFVKMMPGVPKAKVKARIILTPQHAKRLLKALKDNISKFESMHGSIKESETDTMPFSLGAPTAQA, from the coding sequence ATGACAACAGAGAATCAGAAAAACAAGCAGATTAATATTGAGCTCAGCGATGAGATTGCCGAAGGAATCTATTCCAACTTGGCTATCATCACTCACTCTCATTCCGAATTTATTGTTGATTTTGTTAAAATGATGCCCGGGGTTCCAAAGGCTAAAGTAAAAGCCAGGATCATTCTAACACCTCAGCATGCCAAGCGTTTACTCAAAGCATTGAAAGACAATATTTCAAAATTTGAGTCTATGCATGGTTCAATTAAGGAATCTGAAACTGATACCATGCCTTTCAGCCTTGGCGCTCCTACAGCACAGGCTTAA
- the purB gene encoding adenylosuccinate lyase, with translation MDDSPLYAISPVDGRYRKQTGILASYFSEAALIRYRVMVEVEYFIALCNAEIPQLKSFSKNNIDSLRSIYERFSTDDTIRVKEIEKTTNHDVKAVEYFLKEKFDQAGLSEFKEFIHFGLTSQDINNTAQPYAIKTAHELVLMPLIQETLNKISSRAEEWKNIPMLARTHGQPASPTLLGKEFRVFVERLENQLEMLNKIPFAAKFGGATGNFNAHYVTYPEIDWHGFADRFIQHSFGLKRLQTTTQIEHYDYLAAYFDNLKRINTILFDFCRDVWSYISMEYFRQRIKENEVGSSAMPHKVNPIDFENAEGNLGIANALFGHLSSKLPVSRLQRDLTDSTVMRNVGVPVAHTVIALRSIQKGIDKLLLNQSVLNRDLENNWAVIAEAIQSILRRENYPNPYEALKNLTRTHEAITRESMHRFIDSLEISEIIKTELKVITPGNYFGKT, from the coding sequence ATGGACGATTCTCCCCTGTACGCTATCTCCCCTGTTGACGGTCGTTACCGGAAGCAAACAGGTATTCTGGCTTCATACTTTTCTGAAGCCGCACTTATCCGGTACCGGGTCATGGTTGAAGTTGAATATTTTATTGCACTCTGCAATGCAGAAATACCACAACTCAAAAGTTTCAGCAAAAACAACATCGATTCCTTACGCAGCATTTACGAACGCTTCTCAACCGACGACACAATCCGAGTAAAGGAGATTGAAAAAACTACGAACCATGACGTGAAAGCGGTGGAATACTTTCTTAAAGAAAAATTTGATCAGGCCGGCTTATCGGAATTTAAAGAATTTATCCATTTTGGGCTGACTTCACAGGACATCAACAATACCGCCCAGCCTTATGCAATAAAAACCGCTCATGAATTGGTTCTCATGCCTTTAATTCAAGAAACGCTCAATAAAATCAGCAGCCGCGCTGAGGAGTGGAAAAACATACCAATGCTAGCGCGAACCCATGGCCAGCCGGCTTCACCAACACTTTTGGGGAAAGAATTCAGGGTTTTTGTTGAAAGGCTCGAAAACCAACTTGAAATGCTTAACAAGATTCCGTTTGCTGCTAAATTTGGAGGCGCTACCGGAAATTTTAATGCCCATTACGTTACTTACCCTGAAATTGACTGGCATGGTTTTGCTGATAGATTTATACAGCATTCCTTTGGGTTGAAACGCTTGCAAACTACCACCCAGATTGAGCATTACGATTACCTGGCCGCCTATTTTGATAATCTGAAACGCATCAATACGATACTGTTTGATTTTTGCCGTGATGTTTGGTCATACATTTCAATGGAGTATTTCAGGCAACGGATCAAAGAAAACGAAGTGGGTTCGTCAGCAATGCCGCACAAGGTAAACCCCATTGACTTTGAAAATGCCGAAGGTAATCTTGGGATTGCAAACGCCTTGTTCGGGCACCTTTCGTCGAAGCTTCCTGTTTCACGTCTGCAGCGTGATCTTACTGATAGCACGGTGATGCGCAACGTTGGCGTACCTGTTGCCCACACTGTGATTGCCTTGCGTTCAATTCAAAAAGGAATAGATAAACTGTTGCTCAATCAGAGCGTTCTGAACCGCGATCTCGAAAATAACTGGGCCGTGATAGCCGAAGCAATTCAAAGCATACTGCGTCGCGAAAATTATCCGAACCCTTACGAGGCTCTTAAGAACCTAACCCGGACCCACGAGGCTATCACCCGCGAATCCATGCACCGATTTATTGATTCACTCGAAATTTCAGAAATTATAAAAACCGAACTGAAGGTAATAACGCCTGGAAATTATTTCGGGAAAACCTGA
- a CDS encoding PD40 domain-containing protein: MKITASLISLLLVSISLLAQDEARLFRFPAIHNNQVVFTYAGDLYTVQTDGGMARKLTSDPGYEMFPKFSPDGKWLAFTGQYDGNTEVFVMPALGGEPKRLTYTATLGRDDISDRMGPNNIVMAWTPDSKHIVYRSRKQTFNSFIGQLFKVSIEGGLSEELPLSSGGFCSFSPDGSKLTFNRVFREFRTWKYYKGGMADDVWMYDFETGESKRLFENPSQDIFPMWHGNKVYFLSNRDRIMNLFEFDLETNTTTKLTNYSEYDIKFPSLGDGRIVYENGGFVHIFDLATRTSQKINIQIADDFTWARNEIKDATEFIGSSTLSPDGSRLLLSARGDIFTVPAKTGLTRNLTQSSFAHDRAPAWSPDGKWIAFLSDLNGEYEIYIQKQDGSEPRKQLTTGADTYKFNIKWSPDSKKILWNDKKLRLQYIDIETQEVVLVAQSEIWEYNSFDWSPDSRWIAYVDAKPYNMNTIILYDTQSKSKTDVTDTWYPSFQPTFSTDGRYLLFTSARDFNPTYSQTEWNHSYSNMSRIYMITLASETVSPFAPENDEVKIASDEKKTENADAKTEKKGSQKDEPAKEESVTKVDLEGISNRVVALPVSPSNYWGLWAGNDKVYYIENPSGSQGPYLKMFDLKAKKETELANKMSFEISADGKKMLVRKDKQYAIIDIPSSKINIDKNIDLSSVRVNVNLNEEWEQIYVEVWRQMRDFFYVENMHGLDWEATRDKYAVMLPYVKNRHDLNYLIGELIGELNVGHAYINGGDLIKPKRTNLGLLGAQLKRHESGFYEVERILDGANWSDKLRSPLKEIGVDVSEGDFIIAVNGQLTSEMTDIYESLVGQAGKQVELTVNKQPSAEGSRKVIVLPIRDEGDLYYYNWVQENIRKVSESTNGEVGYIHIPDMGPDGLNEFSKYFYPQLSKKALIIDDRGNGGGNVSPMILERLQREVQRSNMSRNSKRPGHTPGQMMLGPKVLLINQYSASDGDLFPYGWRKYGLGKIIGVTTWGGVVGIRGPLPFVDGADLRKPEFASYSADESEWIIEGLGVEPDIWLDNDPAREYQGIDDQLNKAIEVILEELKDYRPIPEMPQAPDKSR; this comes from the coding sequence ATGAAAATTACAGCAAGTTTGATTAGTCTGTTGCTGGTCAGCATCAGCCTTTTGGCGCAGGATGAAGCCCGTTTGTTTCGTTTCCCGGCCATTCACAATAACCAGGTTGTTTTTACCTATGCCGGCGACCTGTACACAGTACAAACAGATGGCGGCATGGCCCGCAAACTTACCTCCGATCCGGGTTATGAGATGTTTCCAAAATTTTCACCAGATGGAAAATGGCTTGCCTTTACAGGGCAGTACGACGGAAATACTGAGGTATTTGTAATGCCGGCGCTAGGTGGCGAACCCAAAAGACTAACCTATACAGCCACCCTCGGACGTGATGATATCAGCGACCGTATGGGGCCAAATAACATTGTAATGGCCTGGACACCCGATAGCAAACACATTGTTTACCGTTCGCGTAAACAAACCTTCAACTCTTTTATCGGCCAGCTATTCAAGGTTTCTATTGAAGGAGGTTTGTCGGAAGAGTTGCCACTTTCATCCGGGGGTTTCTGCAGCTTCTCACCCGATGGCAGCAAACTTACTTTCAACAGAGTTTTCAGGGAGTTCAGAACCTGGAAATATTACAAAGGTGGTATGGCCGATGATGTTTGGATGTATGATTTTGAAACCGGGGAGAGCAAGCGTTTGTTCGAAAACCCATCTCAGGATATATTCCCTATGTGGCATGGGAATAAAGTCTATTTCCTTTCGAACCGTGACCGGATCATGAATCTGTTCGAATTTGATCTGGAAACAAATACTACCACCAAGCTTACAAACTACAGCGAATACGACATCAAATTCCCTTCACTGGGTGATGGCCGCATTGTTTATGAAAATGGCGGTTTCGTACATATTTTTGATCTTGCCACACGAACTTCACAAAAAATTAATATCCAAATCGCAGATGATTTCACATGGGCCAGAAACGAAATCAAAGATGCCACCGAATTCATTGGCTCCTCTACCCTATCGCCTGATGGTAGCAGGTTGTTATTATCGGCCCGTGGCGACATTTTTACCGTTCCGGCAAAAACTGGTTTGACCCGCAACCTCACACAATCAAGCTTTGCACATGACCGCGCACCAGCCTGGTCGCCGGATGGCAAATGGATAGCTTTCCTATCTGACCTGAATGGTGAATATGAAATTTACATCCAGAAACAAGACGGCAGCGAACCCCGCAAACAACTCACAACCGGTGCTGATACTTATAAGTTCAATATAAAGTGGTCGCCGGATAGCAAAAAGATTTTATGGAATGACAAGAAACTTCGTTTGCAATATATTGATATTGAAACCCAGGAAGTAGTACTTGTAGCCCAATCGGAAATCTGGGAATATAACAGCTTTGACTGGTCGCCTGACAGCCGCTGGATTGCCTACGTAGATGCGAAGCCTTATAATATGAATACAATTATTCTTTACGATACGCAAAGCAAAAGCAAAACTGACGTGACCGATACCTGGTATCCTTCCTTTCAACCAACTTTCAGTACCGACGGAAGATATCTTCTGTTTACATCCGCCAGGGATTTTAACCCAACTTATAGCCAAACTGAATGGAACCACTCATACAGCAACATGAGCCGGATTTATATGATCACACTTGCCAGTGAAACAGTTTCACCCTTTGCGCCTGAAAACGACGAAGTTAAAATTGCTTCAGACGAGAAAAAAACTGAGAACGCTGATGCGAAAACTGAGAAAAAAGGGTCGCAAAAGGATGAGCCCGCTAAGGAAGAAAGCGTTACAAAGGTGGATCTTGAAGGAATCAGTAACAGGGTTGTTGCTCTTCCTGTATCGCCTTCAAACTATTGGGGATTATGGGCAGGCAACGACAAGGTGTACTACATTGAAAATCCATCGGGTTCGCAGGGTCCGTACCTTAAAATGTTTGATCTGAAAGCAAAAAAGGAAACCGAACTGGCGAACAAGATGAGCTTTGAAATATCGGCTGATGGAAAGAAAATGCTGGTCAGAAAAGATAAACAATACGCGATAATAGATATTCCCTCTTCGAAAATCAATATTGACAAGAATATTGACCTGTCAAGTGTAAGGGTAAATGTGAACCTTAACGAAGAATGGGAACAAATTTACGTGGAGGTCTGGAGGCAGATGCGGGATTTCTTTTACGTTGAAAACATGCATGGCCTTGATTGGGAAGCCACACGCGACAAATATGCCGTTATGTTGCCCTATGTAAAAAATCGGCACGACCTGAATTATTTGATTGGAGAATTAATCGGCGAACTCAATGTTGGACATGCTTATATCAATGGTGGTGATTTGATCAAACCCAAACGCACGAATCTGGGATTACTCGGAGCTCAACTCAAGCGTCACGAATCCGGTTTTTACGAGGTTGAAAGAATCCTTGATGGCGCTAACTGGAGCGATAAATTACGCTCCCCTCTAAAAGAAATCGGAGTTGACGTTTCGGAAGGCGATTTTATTATTGCCGTCAACGGGCAGTTGACCAGCGAAATGACTGATATCTACGAATCATTGGTGGGTCAGGCCGGAAAGCAGGTTGAACTTACTGTAAACAAGCAACCTTCTGCTGAAGGAAGCAGGAAAGTAATTGTGCTTCCCATAAGAGATGAAGGGGATTTGTATTATTACAACTGGGTTCAGGAAAACATCAGAAAAGTGTCAGAATCCACCAATGGTGAAGTTGGCTACATACACATTCCGGATATGGGCCCGGATGGCCTCAACGAGTTTTCGAAGTATTTCTATCCACAGCTCAGCAAAAAAGCGCTGATTATTGATGATCGTGGAAACGGAGGCGGAAATGTTTCACCAATGATACTCGAACGCCTTCAACGTGAGGTTCAAAGATCAAACATGTCGCGTAATTCAAAACGCCCGGGTCATACTCCAGGCCAGATGATGCTGGGGCCAAAGGTGCTGCTTATCAATCAATATTCCGCTTCTGACGGCGATTTGTTTCCTTATGGATGGCGCAAATATGGATTGGGAAAGATTATCGGCGTGACCACCTGGGGAGGGGTTGTAGGTATTCGCGGCCCATTACCTTTTGTGGATGGCGCTGACTTGCGTAAACCTGAGTTTGCCAGTTATTCGGCTGATGAAAGTGAATGGATTATTGAAGGCCTCGGTGTTGAACCTGATATCTGGCTCGATAACGATCCGGCCAGGGAATATCAGGGCATTGACGACCAATTGAATAAAGCCATTGAAGTTATTCTTGAAGAACTGAAAGACTACCGGCCAATTCCTGAAATGCCACAAGCGCCTGATAAAAGCAGATAG
- the rpoC gene encoding DNA-directed RNA polymerase subunit beta', translated as MAFRKDNPVGSVFSSITISLTSPEHILERSSGEVLKPETINYRTYKPERDGLFCERIFGPVKDWECHCGKYKRIRYKGIVCDRCGVEVTEKKVRRERMGHIQLVVPVAHIWFFRSLPNKIGALLGLTTKKIEAIIYYEKYVIINAGVKRHDGIQYLDFLSEEEYFDVLDTLPKDNQYLDDSDPEKFIAKMGAEALHDLLARLDLDKESFELRDRANKETSQQRKQDILKRLQVFEAFRDGQKRIENRPEWMIVKVVPVIPPELRPLVPLDGGRFATSDLNDLYRRVIIRNNRLKRLIEIKAPDVIMRNEKRMLQEAVDSLFDNSRKASSVKTESNRALKSLSDSLKGKQGRFRQNLLGKRVDYSGRSVIVVGPELKLYECGLPKEMASELYKPFIIRKLLERGIVKTVKSAKKIVDRKDPVVWDILESILKGHPVLLNRAPTLHRLGIQAFQPKLIEGKAIQLHPLVCTAFNADFDGDQMAVHVPLGNAAILEAQILMLASHNILNPANGAPITVPSQDMVLGLYYITKGRYNSPEHLVKGEGMTFYSPEEVIIAYNERIVDLHAYIKVRIEVPENGTYVQKIIETTVGRVLFNQVVPKEYGYINQLLTKKALRDIIGDILKKTGNAKAAKFLDDIKDMGFTMAFKGGLSFNLGDVIVPEVKTKLIEEANLEVEEVLMNYNMGFITNNERYNQIIDIWTHTNSHLTTTLMEKLTKDKQGFNPVYMMLDSGARGSKEQIRQLSGMRGLMAKPQKSGATGGEIIENPILSNFKEGLSVLEYFISTHGARKGLADTALKTADAGYLTRRLVDVAQDVIISEEDCGTLRGLMVTSLKKSEEVVETLFDRILGRVTLHDVHHPQTNELIIGAGEELTESICSVIENSPIETVEIRSVLTCESKQGVCAKCYGRNLSTGAMVQKGEAVGVIAAQSIGEPGTQLTLRTFHVGGTASSIAIASKVLAKFDGVIEIDELRYVEYQAADGRAYDMVIGRSAEMRIVDKNTNIALTSSHIPYGSKLYFKSGAEVTKGQLIAEWDPYNAVILSEASGKIAYENILEGITFKVESDEQTGYHDKVIIETRQKTKNPSMKIMSDDNMVIKSYDIPVGSHIIVEEGHIIKAGEILVKIPRAIGKMGDITGGLPRVTELFEARNPSDPAVVSEIDGVVSFGKKLKRGNREVIITSKSGEEKSYLVATTKQILAQENDYVKAGTPLSDGATTPADILAIKGPMKVQEYIVNEVQEVYRLQGVKINDKHFEVIVRQMMRKVEVEDPGDTKFLEGELVNKTDFHEENDWIFGKKVVVDSADSTNYIPGQILSARKLRDENSLLKRRDKKLVEARDAQPATGRQVLQGITRASLQTKSWISAASFQETTKVLTSASVMAKRDELIGLKENVIVGHLIPAGTGLRDYDQIIVGSTEEYEQLMASKGD; from the coding sequence ATGGCATTTAGAAAAGATAATCCCGTAGGCAGCGTTTTTTCAAGTATCACTATAAGCCTCACATCGCCTGAACATATTCTTGAACGTTCGAGCGGAGAAGTACTTAAGCCCGAAACCATTAATTACAGGACTTACAAACCCGAACGCGACGGACTTTTCTGCGAACGGATTTTCGGACCTGTAAAGGATTGGGAATGCCATTGCGGAAAATACAAACGCATCCGTTATAAAGGCATTGTTTGCGATCGTTGTGGTGTTGAAGTTACTGAGAAGAAGGTTCGCCGCGAACGTATGGGGCATATTCAATTGGTTGTGCCGGTAGCGCACATCTGGTTTTTCAGGTCTTTGCCAAATAAAATTGGCGCCTTACTTGGACTTACCACCAAGAAGATTGAAGCAATCATTTACTATGAAAAGTACGTGATTATCAATGCAGGTGTGAAACGCCACGATGGAATCCAATATCTTGATTTTCTCTCGGAAGAAGAATATTTTGATGTACTTGACACGCTTCCAAAAGACAACCAGTATCTCGATGATAGCGATCCTGAAAAGTTTATCGCGAAAATGGGCGCTGAAGCATTGCACGATTTATTAGCCAGGCTCGACCTCGACAAAGAATCTTTTGAACTTCGCGACCGCGCCAATAAAGAAACTTCACAGCAACGCAAGCAGGATATCCTTAAGCGCCTGCAGGTTTTTGAGGCTTTCCGCGATGGGCAGAAACGCATAGAAAACAGGCCTGAATGGATGATTGTAAAAGTAGTTCCGGTGATCCCACCCGAATTGCGTCCTCTCGTACCTTTGGATGGTGGCCGTTTTGCCACTTCCGATCTAAACGACTTGTACCGTCGTGTAATTATTCGTAACAATCGCCTCAAAAGGCTTATTGAGATCAAAGCACCCGATGTGATTATGCGTAATGAAAAACGCATGCTCCAGGAAGCTGTTGATTCTTTGTTCGATAATTCAAGAAAAGCCAGTTCAGTTAAAACTGAATCGAACCGGGCACTCAAATCGTTGAGCGATAGCTTGAAAGGTAAACAAGGTCGTTTTCGTCAGAACCTTCTCGGAAAGCGTGTTGACTACTCAGGCCGTTCGGTTATTGTGGTCGGACCGGAACTGAAGCTCTATGAATGTGGTTTGCCAAAGGAAATGGCTTCTGAGCTTTATAAACCTTTCATCATCCGCAAGCTTCTTGAACGCGGCATCGTTAAAACCGTAAAATCGGCCAAGAAAATTGTTGATCGCAAAGACCCGGTAGTATGGGACATTCTCGAGAGTATCCTTAAAGGTCACCCGGTTCTTCTTAACCGTGCACCAACGCTTCACCGCTTAGGCATCCAGGCTTTCCAGCCGAAACTTATTGAAGGGAAAGCCATTCAGTTGCACCCGCTGGTTTGTACTGCTTTCAATGCCGACTTCGACGGTGACCAGATGGCTGTTCACGTTCCACTTGGCAATGCTGCTATTCTTGAAGCCCAGATCTTAATGCTGGCTTCGCACAATATTTTGAACCCAGCCAATGGCGCACCTATTACCGTTCCATCGCAGGACATGGTTTTGGGTCTTTACTATATTACCAAAGGCCGTTACAACTCACCCGAACATTTAGTGAAAGGTGAAGGCATGACTTTCTATTCTCCTGAAGAGGTAATCATTGCTTACAACGAACGTATTGTTGATTTGCACGCCTATATAAAAGTGAGAATTGAAGTTCCTGAAAATGGAACCTATGTGCAGAAGATAATAGAAACTACTGTTGGCCGCGTTTTGTTTAATCAGGTGGTTCCCAAAGAATATGGTTATATCAATCAGTTGCTTACTAAAAAAGCGCTCAGGGACATTATCGGTGATATCCTTAAGAAAACAGGCAACGCTAAAGCTGCCAAATTCCTCGATGATATCAAGGACATGGGATTTACGATGGCCTTCAAAGGTGGATTATCATTTAACCTGGGTGATGTTATTGTTCCGGAAGTCAAGACTAAATTGATTGAAGAAGCCAACCTGGAGGTTGAAGAAGTGTTGATGAACTATAATATGGGATTCATCACCAACAATGAGAGGTATAATCAGATTATTGATATCTGGACACATACCAATTCGCACCTTACCACCACACTGATGGAGAAGCTGACGAAAGATAAACAAGGGTTCAACCCGGTTTACATGATGCTCGATTCAGGCGCCCGTGGTTCAAAAGAACAGATACGTCAGTTGTCGGGTATGCGTGGTTTGATGGCCAAGCCACAAAAATCAGGAGCAACAGGTGGCGAAATTATTGAGAATCCTATTCTGTCGAACTTCAAGGAAGGCTTATCCGTTCTTGAATACTTCATTTCTACGCACGGTGCACGTAAAGGTTTGGCTGATACAGCTCTTAAGACTGCCGATGCCGGTTATCTCACTCGCCGTTTGGTTGATGTTGCCCAGGATGTAATTATTTCAGAAGAAGACTGCGGAACCTTAAGGGGCTTGATGGTCACATCCCTGAAAAAAAGCGAAGAAGTTGTTGAAACACTCTTCGATCGTATCCTTGGCCGTGTTACCCTGCATGATGTGCATCATCCGCAGACCAACGAACTGATCATTGGCGCTGGCGAAGAACTTACAGAAAGCATTTGTAGCGTTATTGAAAATTCGCCCATCGAAACCGTTGAAATCCGCTCGGTATTAACCTGCGAATCAAAACAGGGTGTGTGTGCCAAATGTTACGGACGAAACCTTTCGACTGGAGCAATGGTTCAGAAAGGTGAAGCAGTTGGTGTTATTGCGGCACAATCAATCGGTGAGCCAGGAACACAGCTTACCTTGCGTACATTCCACGTGGGTGGTACTGCTTCAAGCATTGCCATTGCCTCTAAAGTGCTTGCCAAGTTTGATGGAGTCATTGAAATAGATGAACTGCGTTATGTTGAATATCAGGCAGCCGATGGCCGCGCTTATGATATGGTAATCGGGCGTTCAGCTGAAATGCGAATTGTTGATAAAAATACAAACATCGCACTCACATCATCCCATATTCCTTACGGATCGAAATTATATTTCAAAAGCGGTGCTGAAGTTACTAAAGGCCAGTTAATTGCTGAATGGGATCCCTACAATGCAGTAATCCTGTCTGAAGCTTCAGGAAAGATTGCTTATGAAAATATCCTTGAAGGTATAACCTTCAAGGTGGAATCTGACGAACAAACCGGCTATCACGATAAAGTAATTATCGAGACAAGGCAGAAGACCAAAAATCCTTCGATGAAGATTATGTCGGACGATAACATGGTGATCAAATCGTACGATATTCCTGTGGGATCGCACATAATCGTAGAAGAAGGGCACATCATCAAAGCAGGCGAAATCCTGGTTAAAATACCTAGAGCGATTGGAAAAATGGGCGATATCACTGGTGGTTTGCCTAGGGTTACCGAACTGTTCGAGGCACGTAATCCTTCTGACCCGGCAGTGGTTTCTGAAATTGATGGCGTTGTTTCATTCGGCAAAAAACTGAAGCGTGGAAACAGGGAAGTGATCATCACTTCCAAATCTGGTGAGGAAAAAAGTTACCTGGTTGCAACAACCAAGCAAATTCTTGCCCAGGAGAATGACTACGTCAAGGCTGGAACACCTCTGTCTGACGGCGCTACAACACCCGCCGATATCCTTGCTATCAAAGGCCCAATGAAGGTCCAGGAGTACATCGTGAATGAAGTTCAGGAAGTTTATCGTTTACAGGGTGTAAAAATCAACGACAAACATTTTGAGGTGATTGTTCGCCAGATGATGCGTAAAGTTGAAGTTGAAGATCCGGGAGATACCAAGTTCCTTGAAGGCGAATTGGTTAACAAAACTGATTTCCACGAAGAAAATGACTGGATTTTCGGTAAGAAAGTCGTGGTTGATTCCGCTGATTCCACCAATTATATTCCAGGTCAGATTTTGAGTGCGCGTAAACTGCGCGATGAAAATTCATTGCTCAAGCGTCGCGATAAAAAACTGGTTGAAGCCCGTGATGCGCAACCTGCAACAGGCCGACAGGTATTGCAGGGGATTACCCGCGCTTCGCTTCAGACCAAGAGTTGGATTTCAGCAGCATCATTCCAGGAAACCACCAAGGTGCTCACATCAGCATCCGTAATGGCAAAGAGGGATGAACTCATCGGCTTGAAAGAGAATGTTATTGTTGGCCACCTGATCCCTGCCGGTACCGGCTTGCGCGATTATGATCAGATAATAGTTGGTTCAACTGAAGAATACGAACAACTGATGGCCTCGAAAGGTGATTAA